The following proteins come from a genomic window of Polaribacter dokdonensis:
- a CDS encoding wax ester/triacylglycerol synthase family O-acyltransferase, with protein sequence MPTKVIQDFLDNTLDDSVQQISGSDAAFLYADSPTSPMHIATLTIVEGSLEYQDFKDIVASKLHLIPKFRKRLLNVPMNLDYPYWVDDPNFDIDLHVNRLKLPEPADWSTLRELTSSIFSSSLDLRRPLWSMSFIEGLDNVSQVPKGSVAIVSKVHHVMIDGSSGVGIMGILFDKNIDDQNKKIPKPKPFEPNPIPDELNLLLKSSVGFLKNPLKIPKLLGETAFSFIKGNIKTQVGLKKPLKSSIFTPNTIFNKSVSPKRTWGTAILSFERINTLRKIMNVSINDVILSICAGAIRKYLQEKEKLPVQPLVANVPISIRVKGEKQEMNNQISNMLVRIATHIDDPIERLEYIQEQTGLGKSRHKAVGAKALSKMADAVPFGLANLAAGLYSKYNIKEFHRPPFNVTITNVPGPQIPLYLRGHKILSIFGLTPVLDGFGLIIAAFSYNGLVSLTTTSDAKTMPDADVFARYLRESANELEEHILTKQKKGTDDKVASPKLKSKAFFTAFKKYLKSNTKLLKQHAGLYDFELNTPVEKINYQLEVSEKKLSVRKKNTTKPLVKILIDDEILFQLYKKNLLLDEVMIQDRLKLKGTKKNTDKLFKLFINFFENN encoded by the coding sequence ATGCCTACCAAAGTAATTCAAGATTTTTTAGATAATACTTTAGACGATTCTGTTCAACAAATTTCTGGTTCAGATGCTGCATTCTTATATGCAGATTCTCCAACAAGCCCAATGCACATTGCTACTTTAACAATTGTAGAGGGTTCATTAGAATACCAAGATTTTAAAGATATTGTTGCTTCTAAGTTGCATTTAATTCCAAAATTTAGAAAACGCCTACTAAATGTACCTATGAATTTAGACTACCCTTATTGGGTAGATGATCCAAATTTTGATATTGATCTACATGTAAATCGATTAAAACTTCCTGAACCTGCAGATTGGAGTACACTTAGAGAATTAACCTCATCTATATTCAGTAGTTCTTTAGACTTAAGAAGACCTCTGTGGTCTATGAGTTTTATAGAGGGTTTAGATAATGTTTCACAAGTTCCAAAAGGTTCTGTAGCTATTGTTTCTAAAGTACATCATGTAATGATTGATGGTAGTTCTGGTGTTGGTATTATGGGTATTTTATTCGATAAAAATATTGATGATCAAAACAAAAAGATACCAAAACCCAAACCTTTTGAGCCTAATCCAATACCAGATGAACTAAATTTATTACTTAAAAGCTCTGTTGGTTTTTTAAAGAACCCTTTAAAAATACCAAAGCTTTTAGGAGAAACTGCTTTTTCATTTATCAAAGGAAACATCAAAACACAAGTGGGTTTAAAAAAACCGTTAAAAAGTTCAATTTTTACACCCAATACTATTTTTAATAAATCTGTATCACCAAAAAGAACTTGGGGAACAGCAATTTTATCTTTTGAGAGAATAAATACGCTTAGAAAAATAATGAACGTTAGCATCAACGACGTTATTTTAAGTATTTGTGCAGGCGCAATTCGAAAATATTTACAAGAAAAAGAAAAACTCCCTGTGCAACCATTAGTAGCTAATGTTCCCATTTCTATTCGCGTAAAAGGCGAAAAGCAAGAAATGAATAATCAAATTTCTAACATGTTGGTTAGAATTGCTACGCATATTGATGATCCAATAGAAAGATTAGAATACATACAAGAACAAACTGGTTTAGGTAAATCTAGACACAAAGCTGTAGGTGCAAAAGCACTTTCTAAAATGGCAGATGCTGTACCTTTTGGTTTGGCAAATTTAGCTGCAGGCTTATATAGTAAATACAACATAAAAGAGTTTCATAGACCTCCATTTAATGTAACAATAACTAATGTGCCTGGTCCACAAATACCTTTGTATTTAAGAGGTCATAAAATTTTATCAATCTTTGGGCTTACACCTGTATTAGATGGTTTTGGTTTGATTATAGCTGCATTTAGTTATAATGGTTTAGTATCATTAACTACAACTTCAGATGCTAAAACAATGCCAGATGCTGACGTATTTGCAAGATATCTTAGAGAATCTGCAAATGAATTGGAAGAACATATTTTGACAAAACAAAAAAAAGGTACAGATGATAAAGTTGCATCACCCAAACTAAAAAGCAAGGCATTTTTTACAGCGTTTAAAAAGTATTTAAAAAGCAATACCAAACTGCTAAAACAGCATGCAGGCTTGTATGATTTTGAATTAAACACCCCTGTTGAAAAAATAAATTATCAATTAGAAGTTTCAGAGAAAAAGCTTTCAGTAAGAAAAAAGAACACTACTAAACCTTTGGTAAAAATACTTATTGATGATGAAATTCTTTTTCAACTTTATAAAAAGAATTTACTTTTAGATGAAGTTATGATTCAAGATAGATTAAAACTAAAAGGCACAAAAAAGAATACAGATAAGCTTTTTAAACTATTCATTAATTTTTTCGAGAATAATTAA
- a CDS encoding alpha/beta hydrolase gives MAVITSTFTSLGDEEIFYYRWQPKEEKNIKGIVQISHGVGEHAARYKSIAKALKKQGYEVYANDHRVHGKSVKSNAHLGFYDGNDYFSDAIYDMRKLTEIIKEEHPNKKIILFGHSMGSLLSRAYVTKYGNELDALILSGTASFMKGIGTFGLISAKIFTKINGKHRSNEILKNIFFNQFNKEFKPNRTKVDWISSDQKQVDKFEADPLRVEDFSLSVFLDILKGSKEINEMATFINTPKELPIYIFSGDKDPVGEMGKGVKKVAKNYKKSGIKDLTLKIYKGGRHEMLNEVNRKEVQQDLLNWLNSKIAAKN, from the coding sequence ATGGCAGTAATTACAAGTACATTTACCTCTTTGGGTGATGAAGAAATTTTCTATTATAGATGGCAACCAAAAGAAGAAAAAAACATAAAAGGGATTGTTCAAATTTCTCATGGAGTTGGAGAGCATGCAGCAAGATATAAATCTATAGCTAAAGCTTTAAAAAAGCAAGGCTATGAAGTTTATGCAAATGATCATAGAGTACATGGTAAATCTGTAAAATCTAATGCTCATTTAGGTTTTTACGATGGTAATGATTATTTTTCTGATGCCATTTATGATATGCGTAAGCTTACAGAAATCATAAAAGAAGAGCATCCAAATAAGAAGATTATTTTATTTGGTCATAGTATGGGCTCACTGCTATCTAGAGCTTATGTTACCAAATATGGTAATGAGTTAGATGCCTTAATTCTATCTGGAACTGCTAGTTTTATGAAAGGAATTGGCACTTTTGGCTTAATTAGCGCTAAAATATTTACCAAAATAAATGGCAAACATAGAAGCAATGAAATTTTAAAAAATATCTTTTTTAATCAATTTAATAAAGAATTTAAACCAAATAGAACCAAAGTAGATTGGATTAGTAGTGATCAAAAACAAGTAGATAAATTCGAAGCAGATCCTCTAAGAGTAGAAGATTTCTCTTTAAGTGTTTTTTTGGATATTCTTAAAGGCAGTAAAGAAATAAATGAAATGGCTACTTTTATAAATACACCAAAAGAGCTCCCTATTTATATTTTTTCAGGTGATAAAGATCCTGTAGGAGAAATGGGTAAAGGTGTTAAAAAGGTTGCAAAAAATTATAAAAAGTCTGGTATTAAAGATCTTACTTTAAAGATCTATAAAGGTGGTAGACATGAAATGTTGAATGAAGTAAATCGAAAGGAAGTGCAACAAGATTTACTAAATTGGCTGAATAGCAAAATAGCAGCCAAAAATTAA
- a CDS encoding alpha/beta fold hydrolase — MENNRIVYKSFAKLAVAIAVSQGASLAKAKKLIIKSFERHPFQDDISKIVKKVKLEKENLNILSNNCISICEDFGPDRDYITLVSLLENIYKIEEFQEIEKDTISNIIKTFKTEIERINANIPPPPLYNVLLETRAVAEWTSMLWLYPFIPKHKSKKNKPVLLMPPYLGNDNSTTFVRKYLKSLGFKTYKWDLGVNMINSKSLPKLIEKLDEIYDKHQEKVSLVGWSGGGIFAKIIANRYPEKVEQLITIGSPVWGVKNMKTPIIRSLEFIRGTKLKERNDKFIKELEEIPQVPITCIYTKTDGLIPWKNCTEAETYRDDIKNVEVFGSHCGMGANATVLLTVANALNANIEKSSKKSIIEKIETLFFPHFWEQKGISKFTNLFFN, encoded by the coding sequence ATGGAAAACAATAGAATTGTATATAAATCATTTGCAAAATTAGCAGTAGCTATTGCTGTATCGCAAGGTGCTAGTCTTGCTAAAGCTAAAAAGCTTATCATAAAAAGTTTTGAAAGACATCCTTTTCAAGATGATATTTCTAAAATTGTTAAAAAAGTAAAACTGGAAAAAGAAAATCTGAATATTCTTAGTAACAATTGTATTTCAATTTGTGAAGATTTTGGTCCAGATAGAGATTACATTACTCTGGTTTCTTTACTAGAAAATATTTATAAAATCGAGGAATTTCAAGAAATAGAAAAAGATACAATTTCCAATATCATTAAAACTTTTAAAACAGAAATTGAGAGAATAAATGCAAACATACCTCCTCCTCCATTATACAATGTTCTTCTAGAAACAAGAGCTGTTGCAGAATGGACATCTATGCTTTGGCTGTATCCATTTATACCAAAACATAAAAGTAAAAAGAACAAACCTGTGTTGTTAATGCCTCCTTATTTGGGGAATGATAATTCTACAACGTTTGTTAGAAAATATTTAAAATCATTAGGTTTCAAAACCTATAAATGGGATTTGGGAGTAAATATGATTAACTCCAAATCATTACCCAAACTTATTGAAAAGTTAGATGAAATTTACGATAAACATCAAGAAAAAGTAAGCCTTGTTGGTTGGAGTGGAGGTGGAATTTTTGCTAAAATTATTGCAAATAGATATCCAGAAAAAGTAGAACAATTAATTACTATTGGCTCTCCTGTTTGGGGTGTAAAAAATATGAAAACACCTATTATTAGAAGTTTGGAGTTTATTAGAGGAACAAAACTAAAAGAACGTAATGATAAGTTTATAAAGGAGTTAGAAGAAATTCCACAGGTACCAATCACCTGCATTTACACAAAAACTGATGGTTTAATTCCTTGGAAAAATTGTACTGAAGCAGAAACCTATAGAGATGACATTAAGAATGTTGAAGTTTTTGGAAGTCATTGTGGAATGGGTGCCAATGCTACAGTTTTGCTTACGGTTGCAAATGCGCTGAATGCAAACATAGAAAAATCGTCAAAAAAATCTATTATAGAAAAAATCGAAACCTTATTCTTTCCTCACTTTTGGGAACAAAAAGGCATTTCAAAATTCACCAATCTCTTTTTTAATTGA
- a CDS encoding HAD-IB family hydrolase, with protein sequence MENNLKNITNHPNYQASLLEIAKSEKMDISEVQQKGEACIQELYSQQHPIANLLSVKGFQFMMSKAYNNKIDVDPQEIKKLMKLMRQNSVAFILTHKTYLDTVVLVTTLAQYGMPIPFTFGGINLAFPGLKQLGKKSGLIFIRRSFKDDLIYKASLRHYISCLIENGDHLTWNIEGTRSRTGKIVYPQMGILKYIMEGAQDSTRNIKYVPVSIVYDLIPDVKQMTEEGRGVEKQSEDVKGFVKYFRKLGNEYGKAAIRFGEPVDASEHQNAIIPDIEEDSYSDKNTLPRFAFELIHKANRITPVTTVSLVCNVLLNNFALTKKEIEFSVLKLMNYIEQRKNDVLIERGKSISASVQKALNLLKSSGIIQKNKAGYKTKYTLNTREFLPATYYANMASAHLYHRAFIEIALVKIKDEKSNRILSFWEEIMQLRDLFKFEFFYTNKPQFSSEIESELDLFDKNWRKTISDENADITKLLAKQELFVSKGLLLIYLEANKIVCKTLQSWDLEDDFSDEDFIELCLFKGKELHWKNRISRLESASKPFLISALRLAKNKNLLPSDKKLDFKRLDLWMSQLEELTERLQYLQNLESESLKKIKKQKDDIEKVPGAEIISIAEEVLEDEEGPHIAAFFDLDRTLINDFSAKQFVKSRFLSGKSTPKELLSQFATLTAYAIGNRDFEILTKISALGVKGISEKQFKDLGEEIYKDHLISTIYPESKTLIASHLEKGHKVVIVSAATRYQVTPIANGLGITEIYCTEMEVKKGKFTGLISEMCWAEGKARAGRKFAKANNIDLSKSFFYTDSIDDYPLLEIVGKPVATNPDNKLSQLAFENNWKILRFKKNTKKPVVNGLRTGLAAASLYPSALKGIVKGTLAMSQREGINATITSIGDLGTKLAGLDINVKNKHNLEDHRPAVFCFNHQSSADFFVILKLLQKDVTGIAKKELEFTPFGPVFKAMGAIFIDRSNKKKALASMKNAANVLKNGTSVAIAPEGTRSGSKKLGAFKKGAFHLAIKAGVPIVPIVIKNAYMAMPKGSNIFSPTHIEVVVLDPVDTAEWKPKHIETYVDEVRELFVKELEN encoded by the coding sequence ATGGAAAACAATTTAAAGAATATTACGAATCACCCAAACTATCAAGCAAGTTTGTTAGAAATTGCTAAATCCGAAAAAATGGATATTAGTGAAGTTCAACAAAAAGGTGAAGCATGTATTCAAGAATTGTATTCACAACAACATCCAATAGCAAATTTATTATCTGTCAAAGGCTTTCAGTTCATGATGTCTAAAGCATATAATAATAAGATTGATGTAGATCCTCAAGAAATAAAAAAATTAATGAAATTAATGCGTCAAAACTCTGTCGCATTTATTTTAACGCATAAAACCTATTTAGATACTGTTGTTTTGGTGACAACCTTAGCTCAATATGGTATGCCCATTCCATTTACTTTTGGTGGCATAAATTTAGCTTTTCCTGGTTTAAAACAATTGGGTAAAAAATCTGGACTTATTTTTATTAGAAGAAGTTTTAAAGATGATTTAATTTACAAAGCCTCCTTAAGGCATTACATTTCTTGCCTCATTGAAAATGGCGATCATCTAACTTGGAACATAGAAGGTACAAGATCTAGAACAGGTAAAATTGTTTACCCACAAATGGGGATTTTAAAATACATCATGGAAGGTGCACAAGACAGTACTAGAAATATTAAGTACGTTCCAGTTTCTATTGTTTATGATTTGATTCCTGATGTAAAGCAGATGACTGAAGAAGGAAGAGGAGTAGAAAAACAGTCTGAAGACGTTAAAGGCTTTGTAAAATATTTTAGAAAATTAGGTAACGAATATGGCAAAGCAGCTATTCGTTTTGGAGAGCCTGTAGATGCTAGTGAACATCAAAATGCGATTATTCCAGATATAGAAGAAGATAGTTACTCAGACAAAAATACCTTGCCTCGTTTTGCGTTTGAACTTATTCATAAGGCAAATAGAATTACTCCAGTTACTACAGTATCTTTAGTTTGTAATGTGTTGCTTAATAATTTTGCGCTAACAAAGAAGGAGATAGAATTCAGTGTTCTAAAACTGATGAATTATATAGAACAACGTAAAAACGATGTATTGATTGAACGTGGAAAAAGCATAAGTGCCTCAGTTCAAAAAGCATTAAATTTATTAAAAAGTTCAGGAATTATTCAGAAGAACAAAGCTGGTTATAAAACGAAATACACTTTAAATACAAGAGAATTTTTACCAGCCACTTATTATGCAAATATGGCTTCTGCTCATTTGTATCATAGAGCTTTTATAGAAATTGCATTGGTAAAAATAAAGGATGAAAAATCAAATAGAATTTTATCTTTTTGGGAAGAAATAATGCAACTGAGAGATTTATTCAAATTCGAATTCTTCTATACAAATAAACCTCAATTTAGTTCAGAAATTGAAAGCGAATTGGATTTATTTGATAAAAATTGGCGTAAAACCATAAGTGATGAAAACGCAGACATAACTAAATTATTAGCCAAACAAGAACTCTTTGTATCTAAAGGTTTATTACTTATCTATTTAGAAGCCAATAAAATAGTTTGTAAAACATTACAATCTTGGGATTTAGAAGATGATTTCTCTGATGAAGATTTTATAGAATTATGCCTCTTTAAAGGAAAGGAATTACATTGGAAAAATAGAATTAGCAGATTAGAAAGTGCATCTAAACCTTTCTTGATAAGCGCTTTACGCTTGGCAAAAAACAAAAATTTACTTCCTTCAGATAAAAAGTTAGACTTCAAAAGATTAGACCTTTGGATGTCTCAATTAGAGGAACTTACTGAGCGTTTGCAATATTTACAAAACTTAGAGTCTGAATCTTTAAAGAAAATTAAAAAGCAAAAAGACGATATTGAAAAAGTACCTGGTGCTGAGATTATTAGTATTGCAGAGGAAGTTTTAGAAGATGAAGAAGGGCCTCATATTGCAGCTTTCTTTGATCTAGATAGAACTTTAATAAATGATTTTTCTGCCAAACAGTTTGTAAAATCACGCTTTTTAAGCGGAAAATCAACCCCTAAAGAATTACTCTCTCAATTTGCAACGCTAACAGCCTATGCAATTGGTAACAGAGATTTTGAAATTCTAACTAAAATATCTGCTTTAGGCGTAAAAGGAATTTCTGAAAAACAGTTTAAAGATCTAGGTGAAGAAATTTATAAAGACCATTTAATTTCTACTATATATCCAGAATCAAAAACATTAATAGCCTCTCATCTAGAAAAAGGTCATAAAGTAGTTATTGTATCTGCTGCAACTCGTTATCAAGTAACACCAATTGCAAACGGCTTAGGTATTACAGAAATTTATTGCACAGAAATGGAAGTTAAAAAAGGCAAATTTACTGGTCTTATTTCTGAAATGTGTTGGGCAGAAGGCAAAGCAAGAGCAGGTAGAAAATTTGCAAAAGCTAATAATATAGATTTATCTAAAAGTTTCTTTTATACAGATAGTATAGATGACTACCCTCTTTTAGAAATTGTTGGGAAGCCTGTTGCAACAAATCCAGATAATAAATTATCGCAATTAGCTTTCGAAAACAATTGGAAAATTTTACGATTTAAAAAGAATACTAAAAAACCTGTAGTAAATGGTTTAAGAACAGGTTTAGCTGCTGCAAGTTTATATCCATCTGCCTTAAAAGGCATTGTAAAAGGTACGCTTGCCATGTCTCAAAGAGAAGGTATAAATGCTACAATTACAAGTATTGGAGATTTAGGAACAAAGCTAGCAGGCTTAGATATAAATGTTAAAAATAAACACAATTTAGAAGATCATAGACCAGCAGTATTTTGCTTTAACCATCAATCTTCAGCAGACTTTTTTGTGATTTTAAAATTGCTACAAAAAGACGTTACAGGAATTGCTAAAAAAGAATTAGAATTTACTCCTTTTGGGCCAGTGTTTAAAGCTATGGGTGCTATTTTTATTGATAGATCAAATAAGAAAAAAGCACTAGCTTCAATGAAAAATGCAGCAAATGTCTTAAAAAACGGAACTTCTGTAGCTATTGCTCCAGAAGGCACAAGAAGTGGAAGTAAAAAATTAGGAGCATTTAAAAAAGGTGCCTTTCATTTGGCTATAAAGGCTGGTGTGCCTATTGTGCCAATAGTAATAAAAAACGCATATATGGCTATGCCCAAAGGAAGCAACATATTTAGTCCTACACATATAGAAGTTGTGGTTTTAGATCCTGTAGATACAGCTGAATGGAAACCAAAGCATATAGAAACTTACGTTGATGAAGTAAGAGAATTATTTGTAAAAGAATTAGAAAATTAA
- a CDS encoding NAD(P)H-dependent glycerol-3-phosphate dehydrogenase — MKLQVGLLGGGSWGTTVASLTAKNSKTILWARNQETVDEINNSHTNEKYLPDAKLTHSLQASTSIRETVEEADVIVMGVPAQSFREVLKEAKPHIRPWVPIINLAKGLEISTKKRMTEIIEEIMPGHPAGVLTGPNLAKEIHFGNAAAAVIAMVDKTIASKLQDVFSSGLFRVYTNTDVIGCELGGALKNIIAIASGMGDGADAGDNTRAAIITRGLAELTRLGIAMGGKKQTFYGLAGMGDLVATCSSSQSRNHHVGFELGKGKNLEQIINEMNEVAEGVKTAKVVMELAKKYKVDMPISEQIYKVLYEGSTVNEAFKGLLRYEVGSEKEPG, encoded by the coding sequence ATGAAACTACAAGTTGGCTTATTAGGTGGTGGTTCATGGGGAACTACTGTAGCATCATTAACTGCTAAAAACAGCAAAACTATTCTTTGGGCTAGAAATCAAGAAACAGTAGATGAAATCAATAATTCTCATACTAATGAAAAGTACTTGCCAGATGCAAAATTGACACACAGTCTGCAAGCGTCAACATCTATAAGAGAAACAGTGGAAGAAGCAGATGTAATTGTAATGGGTGTACCTGCACAAAGTTTTAGAGAAGTATTAAAAGAAGCAAAACCACATATAAGGCCTTGGGTACCAATAATTAACCTTGCTAAAGGATTGGAGATTAGCACAAAAAAAAGAATGACAGAAATTATAGAAGAAATAATGCCTGGTCATCCTGCAGGTGTTTTAACTGGGCCAAATTTAGCTAAGGAAATTCATTTTGGTAATGCAGCTGCTGCTGTAATTGCAATGGTAGATAAAACCATAGCTTCTAAATTACAAGATGTTTTTAGCTCTGGTTTATTTAGAGTTTATACCAATACAGATGTTATTGGGTGTGAATTAGGTGGAGCCTTAAAAAATATAATAGCAATTGCATCAGGAATGGGTGATGGAGCAGATGCAGGAGACAATACAAGAGCAGCAATTATTACAAGAGGTTTAGCTGAACTTACAAGATTAGGAATTGCTATGGGTGGTAAAAAACAAACATTTTATGGTTTAGCAGGTATGGGTGATTTGGTTGCCACCTGTTCTTCTTCTCAAAGTAGAAATCATCATGTAGGTTTTGAACTTGGTAAAGGCAAAAACCTAGAACAGATTATAAATGAAATGAATGAAGTGGCAGAAGGTGTAAAAACAGCTAAAGTTGTTATGGAACTTGCCAAGAAATATAAAGTAGATATGCCAATTTCTGAACAAATTTACAAAGTACTTTACGAAGGTAGCACTGTTAATGAAGCATTTAAAGGGCTTTTAAGATATGAAGTAGGGTCTGAAAAAGAACCAGGATAA
- a CDS encoding AfsR/SARP family transcriptional regulator yields the protein MSDFQQQLIDLENFQTNAVIRIETLGNFVVWRDNAKVENKSWGRDKTIQLLQYLVSYRKRNALHKEKIMDNLWEDWNDRDFKVALHGINKVLEPDRASRTEPVFIVRQGVSYQIDLDKVWIDVEALEQLIIIGNSNFSSDHNIAKEAYQKAIALYKGSFLPNRIYEDWSSEEREKSQLLILSAYITLADILLKENPLESIRLAQNALSIDATWEDAYRIQMQAYINKGNRPQAIKTYMKCEAILEEEYGISPLPETKKLLKKIEEIN from the coding sequence ATGTCAGATTTTCAACAACAACTTATTGACCTAGAAAACTTTCAAACGAATGCTGTTATTCGAATTGAAACTTTAGGCAATTTTGTTGTTTGGAGAGATAATGCAAAGGTTGAAAACAAAAGCTGGGGAAGAGATAAAACGATTCAGTTACTACAATATCTAGTTTCCTACAGAAAAAGAAATGCACTGCATAAAGAAAAGATTATGGACAATCTTTGGGAAGATTGGAATGATAGAGACTTTAAAGTAGCTTTGCATGGTATAAATAAAGTCTTAGAACCAGATAGAGCCTCTAGAACAGAACCTGTTTTTATTGTAAGACAAGGTGTAAGTTATCAAATTGATTTAGACAAAGTTTGGATAGATGTAGAAGCTTTAGAGCAACTTATTATTATTGGTAACAGCAATTTTAGCTCAGATCATAATATCGCAAAAGAAGCTTATCAAAAAGCAATAGCACTATATAAAGGCAGTTTTCTACCTAACAGAATTTATGAAGATTGGTCTTCAGAAGAAAGAGAAAAATCTCAATTACTAATTTTAAGTGCATATATTACTCTAGCAGATATACTATTGAAAGAAAATCCGTTAGAAAGTATTCGTTTAGCACAAAATGCATTATCTATTGATGCAACTTGGGAAGATGCTTACAGAATTCAAATGCAAGCATACATCAATAAGGGTAATAGACCACAAGCCATAAAAACCTATATGAAGTGTGAGGCTATTTTAGAAGAAGAATATGGAATTTCTCCACTTCCAGAAACAAAGAAACTTCTAAAGAAAATAGAAGAAATCAACTAA
- a CDS encoding TetR family transcriptional regulator C-terminal domain-containing protein: MKNKKQSSKLDILTLYMDLVSEHQAKPDSVEDFCEQTNLDEENFYAHFKSLNKVEKTIFKELFKNSLEVLNESEEFLSFDAKNKLISLYFTFFENFTLNRAYLEVVLKGCRNKLQSYKTLSGLKKSFIHFIDSLELTDSILPIDGLEKIQNNVISHSAWIQLLITIKFWLEDTSDSFEKTDIFIEKSINTSFELIENKFLKNVFDLGKFVYKEKFQKNTD, from the coding sequence ATGAAAAACAAAAAGCAAAGTTCAAAATTAGACATCCTTACACTTTATATGGATTTGGTTTCTGAGCATCAAGCAAAACCAGATAGTGTTGAGGATTTTTGTGAACAAACCAACTTAGATGAAGAAAATTTTTACGCGCATTTTAAATCATTAAATAAAGTAGAGAAAACCATTTTTAAAGAGTTATTTAAAAACTCTTTAGAGGTGTTAAATGAAAGCGAAGAGTTTTTGTCTTTTGATGCTAAAAACAAACTGATAAGTTTATACTTTACATTCTTCGAAAACTTCACTTTAAACAGAGCTTATTTAGAGGTTGTTTTAAAAGGATGTAGAAACAAACTACAATCTTACAAAACACTTTCTGGCTTAAAGAAAAGCTTTATTCATTTTATAGATAGTTTAGAATTAACAGATAGTATTCTACCTATAGATGGCTTAGAAAAAATTCAAAATAATGTAATAAGCCATTCAGCTTGGATACAATTACTAATCACCATTAAATTTTGGTTAGAAGATACATCTGATTCTTTTGAGAAGACAGATATTTTTATAGAAAAATCAATCAATACCAGTTTCGAATTAATAGAAAACAAATTCCTAAAAAATGTATTTGATTTAGGAAAGTTTGTGTACAAAGAAAAGTTTCAAAAAAATACGGATTAA